From the Brachyspira intermedia PWS/A genome, the window TGAAATGATGACTGCCTTACAACGCCATTCTCACTTCCTCCAAGCCCTATAACTATATCTCTTAAAGCTCTGTCATTCATATCCAAAACTCTTTTAAATACTATTTTATTAACATCTATTTTTAATTCATTTCCCTGTTTAATATGATTATCTATACAAGCGGATATTAAATTATGGGCACTGCTTATAGCATGAAAATCTCCATTAAAATGAAGATTAATATCTTCCATAGGTACAATTTGAGAATACCCTCCACCGCATGCACCTCCTTTTATACCAAATACAGGTCCAAGAGATGGCTCTCTTAAAGCAGCAACAGCATTCTCCCCTATTTTATTTAATCCTTGAGTAAGTCCTATTGTAACAGTAGATTTTCCTTCTCCAGCTGGTGTAGGAGTTATTGCAGTTACCAAAACTAATTTTCCATCTTTTTTATCTTTTAATTTATTTAATAATGATAATTCTATCTTTGCCTTATATTTTCCGTATACCTCATAATCATCATCAGTCAAATTCAATTTTTCTGCTATTTTTTCTATTCTTTCCAATTTGCACTCTTGAGCTATTTCTATATCTGTTTTCATACATACTCCAATCAAATAATTTTTATATACATTTCAAATATACTATACTTTTAAAATATTTGATAGTATATAAAATTTCATAAAATAAAAAAATATTATTGAATTTTGTAGAATTATTATTATAATCTTTAGAACGTTTAAAATATTTGTTACAAATAAAATTTATTTAAGCATTTAATTATTAATTTATAAAAAGGATAGTCAATGGATAAAGTAAATATAAGTATTATAGGTGTAGGAAGAATGGGTCAATTCCATTTAAATGTTGTAAGCCAAATAAACCAAATAAATTTATCAGGCATATACGATGCTGATGAAAATCATTTAAATGAAATATCTCAAAAACATAATATAAGAAAATTTAACAGTTTAGATGAAGCAATAGATAATGCTGATGCTGTTATAATAGCAAGCCCTACAATGTATCATTTTGAAATAGCTAAAAAAGCTGTAGAAAAAGGAAAACATGTATTAGTAGAAAAACCAATGACTGAAACTTATGCTCAGGCTTTGGAATTGGAAGAAATCGTTAAACAAAAAAATGTTATACTTCAGGTTGGTCATGTTGAAAGATTTAACGGTGCTGTTCAAGAACTTCATCATATAATAGAAAAACCTTATTTAATAGAAGCTAGAAGATTAGCTCCTTTTACTCCTCGTATTACTGATGTGGGTGTTGTATTTGATATAATGATTCATGATTTAGATATAGTAACTTCTTTAGTGAAAAAACCAATAGTAAGATTTTCAGCAAGTGGAAAAAGAATAAGAACAAATAATGAAGATATTGCAAGTGCATTATTAGAATTTGAAGATTCAACTATAGCAACAATAAGTGCAAGCAGAGTAACTCAAGAAAAAATAAGAACTTTAGCTATTAGTACAGAAGAAGCATATTTTATATTAGACTATGCTACTCAAGATATAACTATACATAGACAAGCAGCAAGTCAAAGTAATATAAAAACTTCAGTAGGTATTAATTATAAACAAGAATCTATAATAGAAAGAGTATTTATACATAGAGATAATCCTCTAAAATTAGAAGATGAACATTTCGCTAATTGCATATTAGGAAAAGATAAAAGATTCGTATCTATAGAAGATGATGTTAACACAATAAAATTAACTGAAGCCATCTTAAAAGAAATTAAAAAAACTTGGTAATAATTTTACTGCACATAACAAATATTGCCTAGTAATTATATAAAAAATTAATTATATAATTACTAGGCAATTATAATAATTTAGGAGAAAGCAATTTAAAAATAATATCTTCCGCCAACACTCATTCTTCCAAATCCGGCTTTATTAATTTTTTCAGGATATCCAAGTTCTTTACCTTCAGGAACAAGATGAAGTCCTCCTCCAAACTCCAATACTATTGCCACATGTTCGCTTACATTAATATTAAAACCGGCTCCTCCCCCAACCTCCCAATAGTATGGAGAAGCAAATAAAAATTTTCCGCTTTTATCAGGATCAAAAGATAAAAATCCAAAACTAAAAAAAGCAAATCCATATCTTGATATACCTATCTCACCTGTATATTCATCATTATTTCCAAAAGTGAATTTCTGCATAAGTCCTAGCTGATACATTTGAGGACTGTCATCATATATTTTTGAACCTGTTACAGCAGTATAACTTTTTATTTGAAAATTATTATATTTAATTATCTTAAAACCAAATTCTATATTAACAGTTGTCTTGATAGAATCCGCACTGCTGAATAATCCTATAGAAAAAAATCTATTATCCAATACAGACTGAAAACCTTTTTTTTCATTATCTTCTTTATTTTCCTCTGCATGTACTATAGTAAATAAATTAAAAAATAAAATATTCACCATAAAAATATATCTTAGTATTTTCATCATATCTCCCACTATCAAACAAAGGGAAATATCAATAATGCAAAAAATGTTATTATTTATTATTTTGTTACAAATAATTATTTATTGCTTTCTTCTAATTCTGCTGTTTCCTCACCTTCTTTTATAGTTCTTATTTGAGTAAAGAAATATACATACTTAGCAATAAAAAGTATTACAAGAACAATTCTAGCATGCAAATTATTCACAAAAATAAATGTAACTATAAGCATAGCACTTACAGGTAAAAGTATAGTGAGTTTAGCTTTTAAAGTCATAGCCCTTGATTTAACAAAACTTTCTAAATATTTTTTATATAGTTTTGTAGACATAAACCAATCATGAAATCTTTTAGAGCCTTTAGCAAAAAAGAAAGAAGCAAGCAAAAGAAAAGGTGTTGTTGGAAGTATAGGCACAACTATTCCAACAGCACCTATACCTACAAAAATAAAACCTAAACATATAAATAATATTCTCATATAGCACCTTCAATACTTTTTAATATTTTTCTTCATATTGCATACAAACATAACAAAAACATGTTTCAAAGCAATTACAGGACTATAAAAAATCATTCTCTTTCCAGAAAAAATCATTATATTTTTTATTTTCTCTCTCATCTCTTTTTTATAACAATGAGAAGAGCATGCACTGCAAAATGTTTTTGTAGAAATGAATCTGCATTTTGAAGTTCTTTCGCAAGCATAATTATAAACTTCTTCACATTCTTTGCAAATATTTTTACTTCCAAATGTTTTATTATAATTCTTATGATACTCTTTATGATTATGTCTGCAATAAAGTTTAATCATATAGAGCAGCATATTTTTTTCATAATCTATTTTTCTTTTTATTTTTAAACTATTATTTTGTTCATATCTTTCAATAACTTTCATATTAGTAGTTTTCATATTGGGCATCTTATATTCTAAGACACCCAATAAATATATTTTCCCAAAGATCAATAAATCAATAATTTAGCAAATTAAAATTTCCAAGTGATACCAGTACTTCCATTGAAAGCCAAACCTCCCTGCTTGCTGTCTCCTATACTGTCAATAGTGGTAGCACTTCCTATTTGAGCCTCAAAATACCATTCTAAATTAGGTTTAGGAGTGATATATAATTCTCCATATACCAAATATCCAACTGAATAAAATAAAGGCGGTATTCTTACAGGCTTGGCACTGCTGGCATAAGCATTGATTCCACCTGTAATCATAGAGAATGATAAAGCAGGCTCTAAATATAATGTAATAAACTCACTTTCAGCAGTAAAGCCAACAGGAACAGATACTCCTATAAACTGAGGTTTTGTAATATAATATTCTGTACCTCCTATTTCTATTGAAGCTCCTTCACCTGTAAACATTATATTATGAGCGGTAAAGTCATAATATGGTGCTGATGGTATAGAACCTGTACTTCCCAACTCAAAAGCACCTATAGGATTTGAAGCATCTATATTGTAAAGTCCGAATCCTGCTCCTCCTTCTTTGGAGTCCATTCCTGGAGGTGTAACTTTATATGAAGTACCTGTAAAGTCAGCTATAGAACCTTGATATAATATTCTTATTTGAGGTTCTATTAATATTGGATCTGTTGCTGCTATAAAGTAGCCTCTAACATCTATACCTATTGACTGACCTATAGTATCTTTAATAAATCCATATTTACCATTCTCTCCAACAGTTCCCATACCTGCCAAGTTACCGCCTCCTGTTAAATCTCCGCTTCTGCTTTCATTAGCTTTTAATCTATACATTCCATATTTAAGATTAACTCTTATTCTGCTGAATATATTGTTGCCTGTATAATATTCTATTCTAGTATCTGTTGAAACTGCTATATCTCCCTCATTAACATTTCCGCTTCCTACTCCTATTGTAACAGGGACATTGATTCTCAAGTTATCATTCAAAGCAGTTGCTGTTATTATAGGAGTATGTGCCTGCCAGCTTCCTGATACATATTTGAATTGATAACCCAATCCTATACCAAAACTTTCTGTTTTATATCCAAATCCTGCTATTGCTGCAGGTCTGAATGTATTTATTCCTCCTTTAGTACCGCTGTCTAAATTATCAAGCAATACTCCTGCAGTTTCTCCAGATACTCCAACCATAAATCTTAAATTTTCAGTTCCTGCCAATACTCCTAACCTATCAAGCCTTATGGTTAATTGATTTTCATCAACTAAAAAATCATTGAAATCTTCTACAACAGTATAGCTAAATGCACTATAAGCAGTTATCAATAAAGCTGCTAAAATAAAATATAAACGTTTCATATATAATCCTTTATTTTGTTTATAATTTTTTTAACAACTTTGTACTTTTATTAATTCAAATATATTTTTATCCTATCACTATTATTAAACTATTTTTATAACGGCTTATTTTTTGTATTATTTCTCTCTATGGCCTCCTCTAATAATTTTCCATTAGGATATATTTTTTTGCTCATTTCAATGTATTTATTATAATTTTCATTGTCTTTTATTTTAAAATAGTATTGTGATAACCAAACATAAGATAAATATTTCTGATATTTTTCTTTTGAATTATTCAATGCTGAATTAAAATATTCAAAAGCTTTCTTATTGCTTCCGCCTGCTATAGCCGGAGCATGCATATATCCAATAGCTGTACCTAAAAGAGCGAAAAAATTAGATTCATCTTTCTCTAAAATCTTTTTATATATCTCTTTGCTTTTAGAACCGAAAGAAATTTTTTCAGAAAGCCCGCTGTAATAAACTATATAGCTCATTAATTCAGATATGCTTATTAAATAATCAATATCTTCTGATTTAATATAATCTGCATTATCATTTATAGCTTCTTTCAAATAATTATATTTTTCTTTTTCATTAGTTATGCTCTTTGATGTAATAAGAACATATATATTTTTATAAGTCTTAGAAGTATTATTCTCTATTGACTTTATATTATATGAAGAAGAATAATATTCATTATAAAAATTATTTATTTCTTTAGATTCATAAGAATATATTATATTTGTTATTATAAATAAAATAATTATGTATTTCATCTACGCCTCTATATAAGTTAGCATATATATCTAATTTGTTAGTATATTCTAACATTTAAATAAAAAAATCAATACCTTAAATTTAGTTTTTATATAAATCATAAATTTCAATCTGATAATTTACTGCCATACTTAAAACCTATAAAAGCACCTCCTCCAGAGCCTCCTATTCTTGGTGTTTCTGATAAAGATCTTAAAGGAAGTCCATAGTCATGTGATAAATACAATCCTAAAACCACAGCCAAATTGTCAGTTACAAATATGGAATAATCTAAAGTCATTTTAAAATAATGCATAACAGAAGCACTATATCCATATTCCAAATCCTTTTTTCCAGCCATAGGAATTTTTATACCTCCTCCTACAGCTATAGAAAATCCCCAAACAGTAAATTTAGGCATAAATCCTATTTCAAAATTATGAATATACATAGATGTATCAATAATACTGTTATCAGTCAAAGTTTTTGACGAAGCGAAACTATCATACGTATATCCTATATCTAAGAATAATCCTGCTCCTATCCTATTATATATTTTGTGCATATATCCTACCTGAATTTCCAGTCCGCTATCTATTGATTTTTTGGATTTATAGCCTAAGGCTTTCATAGCATCATTAGGAGTTCCTATTGCTGCCCCTATTGGAACATTTAATGATATTTCAAAACTTCCTCCATAAGCAAATAAATTAAATGAATTGATTGATAGTATAGATGATAAAATAAATGATAATAATATTTTTTTACCATAAAATAATCTCCTTATATAATAAGTTAGCATATACTTACAAAATGTTAGTTTATACTAACATTTAAAATAAAAAAATACAATAGATAAAAATGAACTTATATTAATCTTAATAATAAAAAAATAAATAATTTGATAAATATTAAAAATATAAAAATAAAAAAATATATATAACACAGCTTTAATAATTGAAAAAAAACTATATTGATATATCATTACTTCAAACAAAAATTTGATTAAATAATAAATTTCATTGGAGGAAATATGGCTGTATCTAAGAAAAAAGCAGCAGTTAAATCTTCATCAAAAAAGGTTTCCAAAGCTGCTAAGAAAACAGTTGTTGACAAAAAAGCTGCATCTAAGAAAGCTGTTAATGTAAAAAAAGCTTCAAAACCTGCAGAGAAAAAAGTAGTTGCTCCTAAATATTATGTATCAGAAACTCCATTAAAAAGTGCTGATAAAGAGATATTTGCTGCAATGAAAAATGAGTATAAGAGAGAAGTTAATGGCTTTGAACTTATAGCTAGCGAAAATATAGTTTCACGTGCTGTTATGGAAGCACAAGGCTCTATATTTACAAACAAATATGCTGAAGGCTATCCGTCAAAAAGATATTACGGCGGCTGCAGTGAGGTTGATATTGTAGAAGATTTAGCAAGAGAAAGAGCTAAAAAATTATTCAAAGCTCCTTTTATAAATGTACAGCCGCATTCCGGTTCTCAAGCTAATATGGGTGTTTATATGGCAGTTCTTAAGCCAGGAGATACATGCTTAGGATTATCACTTGATTCCGGCGGACACTTAACTCATGGTAAAAATGTTAATTTCTCAGGAAAAATTTATAATTTCCAACACTATAATGTTAGTAAAGAAACTATGCAAATCGACTATGATGAGCTTAGAGATACTGCAAAAAAACTTAATCCTAAATTGATCGTTGCAGGCGGAAGTGCTTATCCTAGATTCATTGACTTCAAAAAATTCAGAGAAATAGCTGATGAAGTTGGTGCTTTATTAATGGTAGATATGGCTCATATTGCAGGACTTGTTGCTGCTGGTGTTCACCCTAGCCCAGTTCCTCATGCTCATTTCGTTACAGGTACTACTCATAAAACTTTGAGAGGTCCTAGAGGCGGATATATCATTTCTACTGAAGAAGATTTAGCTAAAAAAATAGATAAAACTATATTCCCTGGTATACAAGGTGGTCCTTTAATGCATGTTATAGCTGCTAAAGCTGTGTGTTTTAAAGAGGCTTTAGATCCTAAATTCGTTAAATATCAAGAGCAAGTTGTAAAAAATGCTGAAGCTATGGCTAATATGTTCTTAGCTAAAGGATACGAATTGATTTCTGGCGGTACTGATACTCATTTAATATTAGTTGATGTAAAAAAATCTAAAGGCATAACTGGTCAACTTGCTGAAACTATTTTAGATAAAGCACATATAACTATAAACAAAAACGGTATACCTTATGATACTGAATCTCCAATGGTTACAAGCGGAATAAGATTAGGTACTCCTGCTATAACTACAAGAGGTTTAAAAGAAAAAGATGTTATGGAATTAACTCAATATATAGATGAAGTTTTAAGTAATAGTAATGATGAAAAAATGATTAATGCTGTTGCTAAAAAAGTAGCTGCTCTATGTAAAAAATTCCCTATGTATAAATTTATAGCTGATATGTAAATTATATAATAGCATAAAAGGGAAGCTGATAATTTACCAGTTTCCCTTTTTTATTGCTTATTTTTTTAATATAATTTTTATTATAATATCAAATAATCTCTATATAATTAAATATTTCATCTATTCTATTTAAAACTATATCAGCACCATTCTCTAATAATATTTCTTTGCTGTAACTATTTGTAATTGCAGCTGTAATTATTCCTGTTTTCTTTGCTCCTATAATACCGGCAAGACTATCCTCAAATATTATAACATCTTCCTTTTTTATATTATTATCTAATTTTTTCAAAAGTTCAAAAGCATTTAAAAATAAATCAGGGGCTGGTTTAGCCTTTAATTCTCCATTATAACATGAATAATCTTTTATATATTTTGATATGCCTTTTTTATTAGACATTCTTGTAACATAATTTATATTACTATTTGATGCTATAACAATGTTAATATTTTTTAACTTTTCTAAAGTTTCCATAACACCGTCAAAAGTTTCTAAATCTGTTTCTATTATTTTATGAAAATAAACTTCAGCTTCTTTAAAGAAATTATCAGGTATATGATAGCCTTCTTTTTTCAAAATATTATCTATATCTTTAGTCTGATACCCCGCTAAAGATTTAAAATCAACCTCTTTAAGTACATTCATTTCATTTGATACATGAATCAATGCCTTAGTATATAAACTTTCGCTATCAACTAAAGTTCCGTCAAAATCAAATATTGCAGCTTTTATCTTTATATTTTTACTCATCATTTTTTCCTTAATGTTTTTAAAATATTTATTGATGCAAATATTTTATATTTTTTTCAATCAAAATCAATAGTGGTATAATGTTTGATAATAAATTATATATATGTTATAATTTAAATAAAGAGCTGATTTATGAAAAATATAGTAATCCAAATAAAAGGAGTATATTATTATGGGATTAAAATTAATTATTGCTAAGGATGCAAATGCGGTAGGAAAAAAAACAGCAGCAGAAATTATTAATTTATTAAAAGTAAAAAAAGATGCAGTTTTGGGACTTGCTACAGGAGGTACTGCTGAGGCTGTATATCCTCATTTAATAAAGGCTTATGAAAAGAAAGAAATTGATTTTAAAAATGTTAAATCTGTAAATTTAGATGAATATAAGGGATTAGATCCTAAAAATGAACAAAGTTATAGATATTTTATGAACAAAAATTTATTTGATCATGTTAATATTGATAAAAAGAATACTTTTGTTCCTAAAGGTATAGGAGAAAAAGAAAAAATATTAAAAGAATTTAATGATAAAATAAATAAGCTTCCTAGAGATATACAATTATTAGGAGTAGGCCCTAATGGACATATAGCATTTAATGAACCTGATGAGGCTTTACATGCTGATGCATTATGCGTAAAATTAGATGAAAAAACTATTAAAGCTAATGCAAGATTCTTTGCTTCAGAAAAGGAAGTTCCTAAAGAAGCATTCAGTATGGGTATGGGCGGAATATTAAAGGCTAAAAAAATAGTTATAGCTGCTATTGGTAAAGGAAAAGCTGCTGCTATGAAAGAGCTTCTTACTAATGATAAAGTTACTACTAAATGTCCTGTTACTTTCCTTAAACTTCATGATGATGTTGTTGTTGTTATAGATCAGGAATTAGCTGATGCTATAGGTTTAGAAAAGAAAAAAGGATGTAAAAAATAATAAATAATTATTAGATATATTATTAAAAATAGGGATAGTTTAATGCTATCCCTTTTTTATGCCAAAAAATTTATTTATATAATATTTCTATAGTTATTCATTTTTATTATAAAAATAGAATATACTCATTAAATAATATTTTATATAATTCTTAAAAAATGGTTATATTTATATTATAGATAAAAAATAAATATAGGATAATAAAATATGAATAAAAAGAAAGCCGTTTTAATAGTGGTTGATAGCTGCGGTGTAGGTGCTTTACCTGATGCAGCTGTTTTTGGAGATGAGGGAGTTAATACTCTTGCTCATTTGGCTAAAGCTAATGGAGGAATAAGCCTTCCTAATATGGAAAAAATAGGGCTTGGAAATATAATAGATATAGAAGGGGTTTCAAAAAATAATGATACAATAGGATATTACGGCAAAGCTATGGAAACTTCTAAGGCTAAAGACACTACTACTGGACATTGGGAAATAGCCGGATTAGTATCTGAAAAGCCATTCAATACTTACCCTAATGGATTTCCTGAAATTACTTTGAAAAAAATAGAAGAATTTTCAGGAAGAAAAGTTGTATGCAATAAGCCTTATTCAGGTACTGAAGTTATAGACGATTATGCTGATGAACAATTAAAAAATGGTTCTTTAATAGTTTATACTTCCGCAGATTCTGTTCTTCAAATAGCAGCTCATGAAGAAATAATACCTGTAGATGAGCTTTATAGTATATGCAAAAAAGCACTTGAAATATGCAATGAATATTCTCCTGTAGCAAGAGTTATAGCACGTCCTTATATAGGAACTAAAGGAAATTATAAGAGAACTGAAAGAAGACATGATTATTCAGTGCCTCCAAGTGGTGAAACTATGCTTGACAGATTAAAAAATAAAAATCTTCCTGTTGTAGGCATAGGAAAAACAAGCGATATATTTGCGGGAGTTGGAATCACAGAAAACAGACAAACTAATAAAAATAATCTTGATGGTATAGAAAAAACTATTAAGGCTATTAAGGAAATTGATGAAGGATTAATATTTACAAATTTAGTTGATTTTGATATGCTTTACGGACATAGAAGGGATCCGAAAGGATATAAAAATGCTTTAGAAGAATTCGATAAATATATTCCTGAAATGATTGAAAATTTAAATGATGATGATTTGTTCATTATAACAGCAGACCATGGATGCGATCCTACATACAAGGGAAGCGATCATACAAGAGAATATATACCTATACTTGCTTATGGAAAAAATTTGAAAAAAAATGTTAATATAGGTGTTAAAGATTCTTTTGTTTCTATAGCA encodes:
- a CDS encoding Gfo/Idh/MocA family protein, yielding MDKVNISIIGVGRMGQFHLNVVSQINQINLSGIYDADENHLNEISQKHNIRKFNSLDEAIDNADAVIIASPTMYHFEIAKKAVEKGKHVLVEKPMTETYAQALELEEIVKQKNVILQVGHVERFNGAVQELHHIIEKPYLIEARRLAPFTPRITDVGVVFDIMIHDLDIVTSLVKKPIVRFSASGKRIRTNNEDIASALLEFEDSTIATISASRVTQEKIRTLAISTEEAYFILDYATQDITIHRQAASQSNIKTSVGINYKQESIIERVFIHRDNPLKLEDEHFANCILGKDKRFVSIEDDVNTIKLTEAILKEIKKTW
- a CDS encoding YbaN family protein, which codes for MRILFICLGFIFVGIGAVGIVVPILPTTPFLLLASFFFAKGSKRFHDWFMSTKLYKKYLESFVKSRAMTLKAKLTILLPVSAMLIVTFIFVNNLHARIVLVILFIAKYVYFFTQIRTIKEGEETAELEESNK
- a CDS encoding nitrous oxide-stimulated promoter family protein produces the protein MKTTNMKVIERYEQNNSLKIKRKIDYEKNMLLYMIKLYCRHNHKEYHKNYNKTFGSKNICKECEEVYNYACERTSKCRFISTKTFCSACSSHCYKKEMREKIKNIMIFSGKRMIFYSPVIALKHVFVMFVCNMKKNIKKY
- a CDS encoding serine hydroxymethyltransferase, with translation MAVSKKKAAVKSSSKKVSKAAKKTVVDKKAASKKAVNVKKASKPAEKKVVAPKYYVSETPLKSADKEIFAAMKNEYKREVNGFELIASENIVSRAVMEAQGSIFTNKYAEGYPSKRYYGGCSEVDIVEDLARERAKKLFKAPFINVQPHSGSQANMGVYMAVLKPGDTCLGLSLDSGGHLTHGKNVNFSGKIYNFQHYNVSKETMQIDYDELRDTAKKLNPKLIVAGGSAYPRFIDFKKFREIADEVGALLMVDMAHIAGLVAAGVHPSPVPHAHFVTGTTHKTLRGPRGGYIISTEEDLAKKIDKTIFPGIQGGPLMHVIAAKAVCFKEALDPKFVKYQEQVVKNAEAMANMFLAKGYELISGGTDTHLILVDVKKSKGITGQLAETILDKAHITINKNGIPYDTESPMVTSGIRLGTPAITTRGLKEKDVMELTQYIDEVLSNSNDEKMINAVAKKVAALCKKFPMYKFIADM
- a CDS encoding HAD family hydrolase translates to MMSKNIKIKAAIFDFDGTLVDSESLYTKALIHVSNEMNVLKEVDFKSLAGYQTKDIDNILKKEGYHIPDNFFKEAEVYFHKIIETDLETFDGVMETLEKLKNINIVIASNSNINYVTRMSNKKGISKYIKDYSCYNGELKAKPAPDLFLNAFELLKKLDNNIKKEDVIIFEDSLAGIIGAKKTGIITAAITNSYSKEILLENGADIVLNRIDEIFNYIEII
- a CDS encoding glucosamine-6-phosphate deaminase gives rise to the protein MGLKLIIAKDANAVGKKTAAEIINLLKVKKDAVLGLATGGTAEAVYPHLIKAYEKKEIDFKNVKSVNLDEYKGLDPKNEQSYRYFMNKNLFDHVNIDKKNTFVPKGIGEKEKILKEFNDKINKLPRDIQLLGVGPNGHIAFNEPDEALHADALCVKLDEKTIKANARFFASEKEVPKEAFSMGMGGILKAKKIVIAAIGKGKAAAMKELLTNDKVTTKCPVTFLKLHDDVVVVIDQELADAIGLEKKKGCKK
- a CDS encoding phosphopentomutase, which produces MNKKKAVLIVVDSCGVGALPDAAVFGDEGVNTLAHLAKANGGISLPNMEKIGLGNIIDIEGVSKNNDTIGYYGKAMETSKAKDTTTGHWEIAGLVSEKPFNTYPNGFPEITLKKIEEFSGRKVVCNKPYSGTEVIDDYADEQLKNGSLIVYTSADSVLQIAAHEEIIPVDELYSICKKALEICNEYSPVARVIARPYIGTKGNYKRTERRHDYSVPPSGETMLDRLKNKNLPVVGIGKTSDIFAGVGITENRQTNKNNLDGIEKTIKAIKEIDEGLIFTNLVDFDMLYGHRRDPKGYKNALEEFDKYIPEMIENLNDDDLFIITADHGCDPTYKGSDHTREYIPILAYGKNLKKNVNIGVKDSFVSIAASIEKHLLGDTKLEGCFL